A genomic window from Xenorhabdus cabanillasii includes:
- the trxA gene encoding thioredoxin TrxA: MSEKIVNAGVIHLADSDFNGDKLKLEGVVLVDFWAEWCGPCKMVAPILDEIAVEYTGKLTVAKLNVDDHTETAPKFGIRGIPTMILFKDGEKVAVKVGALSKTQLKEFLEPHF; this comes from the coding sequence ATGAGTGAAAAGATTGTGAATGCTGGTGTTATTCATCTGGCTGACAGTGACTTTAATGGAGATAAACTAAAATTAGAAGGTGTCGTCTTGGTTGATTTCTGGGCTGAATGGTGTGGCCCTTGTAAAATGGTTGCGCCTATTCTGGATGAAATCGCTGTTGAGTACACAGGTAAACTGACCGTTGCTAAATTGAATGTTGATGATCATACCGAAACTGCACCGAAATTCGGTATTCGTGGTATTCCGACGATGATTTTGTTCAAAGACGGCGAAAAAGTTGCGGTGAAAGTGGGAGCTTTGTCAAAAACTCAACTGAAAGAATTTTTGGAACCACACTTCTAA